The DNA sequence TCTTATGCTGGAAAGTATTTTTCAAATATTCTATATTatatgaataataataatatgaaaccAAGATAATACCCTTTGACTCAATTATTTATCTGTGTATTGACATATTCCTTTTTGCATAGAacaatattttgaaacttaattgtTATTCGATACATATTAAGTTTGACTATCTCTACTTActggggaaagaaaaaaaaagaagaagagaggtttGACCATCTGATCTCTATTATTGTACATACCaccaacccaaaaaataatggatGATGTTACTTTGCAGTTTTGTCTCCACTTTTTTTCACTACCCAAGGATTAGATAcatttcaaaattgagaaatctTTATGGACCTTccctgccttttttttttttttttttttttttgccaacatACCGCCATGATCTTCGCaaatgcacagatggagaatcaaaCCTAAGACCGTGCGTCTAATTCAcacataaataagaaaacacacacacacacacactcacacaatacATATGACAGgattcgatcccacgacctcctcccctgggtgtcGGCTCCataagccgaagctaccaccactaggctatcatAGTATTCGTGTCAAATAGTGATCACTtgttaaaaagaataaaaaaaaaatattagaatcaaaatctctctctatctcccccACTTACTTTTTTAGGACAAtataccattaaaaaaaaaattacaacttaaaaaatCTGCTATTTGCGTTCAAAGCTAGAAGGAACATATGTCAGTGGCAAACCATGCATGGATTACATATGAAATTTGAaagtttagaaaataaaagtttgtTCAATCCAAAGAAAGCCAATCCTGATCTTGCGATGAGGTTtacgaaaaaaataaaatattgtggTGAGGTGTACCATCAGATGTGAACATAGTCCAGCCCCTTTGTGACTGTACCAGAAGATATCATGGTGACTTGTACCAGATTTAAGGAAGTTTAAAGGGCTGGTACTAGAATATATTGCATATAACCAACTTATAAACTTTCCAAAATCTGGTGCTTAAACTGAAAACCGGGCCACCAGTATTGTTAGCACTTTGCAGATATGGCTTATATCCTTCCCTCAAATTTGGCGTGATAGATTCCCGTTTCGTGCCCAACCAGAGAGTTTATCTATGCAAACACAGATGATAAGGCGGGGGTGGGTTGGAATTCAGTAACTAGTAACTACATtatgaaaaaattgaaacctGCAAATAGCTTGGGCTAAAATATGATGGCCGTCAAAGGAAGTAAACAAGTTTTCCTCCAGGTTTGAATTTTTGCCAAAGGAGGTTCAAGTCAAATAAGATAAAAGGGGCCTCATGTGAAGTAATCAAGTGTCTCTCAAGGTACGAAATTTTGTTTCACTCAATTTTGAACCATGGTTTTCTTTGAATAACCATCTACAGCATTCCAACTTTCAGGACAAGCATCATTACagtgtttttgtgttttaataATACCCTCTTGCAACAACCAAAATGTATTTATCTTTGGAAATAGAATTTGGACTGGCACGAAATTCTCCAttatcaataatcaaaatcttttTACATCCAGAACTAAAATTTCATtataatccaaaataaaatttacaataATACAATAATCTAGATGGCCATGATACAAAACCCGGGACCAAGAACAATTAACCCATCGAAAAATATCCAGCACTGAAGAAAGACTATTTAATTCAAAAACGGTCATAACGTTTTGAGGTTAAGTGTAGCAATGTACAGACGGGGGCTTACCATCAAAGTCAGGAGGACTCGGGACTTCAGATTGCTGTAGAGCTATGGCGAATTCTTCCAGCAAAGTTACTTCAAAATTCAAGCTTCCGACACAACCCTTTATCAATAGCCCTCGACTTCCCCGCGGGCTTTATAGGTGCAGCTGGGCAGGTCTCGGCAACACCATTCAAAAGAGGTAAAGATTTTGGTGTCCTAAAACCGTCACAATCTGTATCCAGAGGCAGGGTCGTCTCTGCAATAGCTCCCTCAAGGGCCTCCACCTGCTGTGACACAATAGCTTCCAAAATGGATTCATAAACCCTCTCCATGAATATCTGTTCTTGTGAAGTAGATTCCTCCACTCCGTTTACTACTTTTGCAATTTCCGTAGGCCTAATTGAAGAATCAAAATTCAGCCTTCTCAATACTTGGTTCCGGGACTCCCCCAAGAATTTCTTACACCGGGGggctaacatcaactcatctgGGCCCGGAGCAAATGGGTCAAAAACACCTTCCTCCGGCGTCCTTGGGCTACGGTCAGAACCTGTTACCTCATCAGTTCTTGGGGAAGATGAGACCCAACTCAGAGGGGACTTGGAATCAACCATAACTTCTACATTCTCTGTGTCCGCATCAGGTGTAATTGGCCCAAGAGTAGCTTTGCCATCAGCCACTTCTAATTTTGATTGTTCAACATTCTTATCTTTCATGACGTTAATCGTCGCCAGGGGAGCTTTTTCCCGTAACGGGTCCTCGCCATTCCTAGTTTTGTCCACACAAACTTCGGACTCCATGTATCGGAGGAAAACAATAACTTGAAAAAGTAACAAAAACGCAAACCAGATCTCTCAGCCAATATTCCGGAGCTTCAAATGTAAAACCTGAAACAAAGAGCAAAAACTGAAACGCACCGATTTTTGTGACCGAGAAATCCTAGCCTAAACCAACAAAGCTCATTTGGGAAAACAAAACGGAGAGTATTGTGTGCctgggagaaaaccctaatctaggcACGAATCAATGTGGATGGGGGATGAGGGCTGAGGGGACCGTAAAAGAAGAAACTGAATTTCTGATTCATCTCTCGCTCGGAAACCCTAAAGCACGAGAAATACGCAATGTTCTATATGGAAGTTGGAACCCTaaacaaaagaataagaaaactcATTCCAAACGATAACGCGTCAAGAGAAATAAACGCAGTCTGATAGTTGAGATAGACCTGTTAAATAGAGGGTAAAGGAAGGCAAATGGAAAGAAGACAAAGGAACTCAGCATAACAAAAGTCTTGAATCTCAGATGACCgtacctttttccttttttccttttttttttggagggaacCTGGAACGTCGAAGTCCGAGGAAGCAGAGAgtagaaattagaaactgaaGGTGTAGCACTTCACAAGGGGAAGCAGAAGGGACCGTAAGAATTTATACGACGAGTCAGATGACGTAACGTCGTTAGGGTTTTGACGGTGCCTTTCCGCTCTGAGGCCATGTTTGGAAGCTAAGAAAAGAcaatagaaaataggaaaaattagaTATATCGccctttatattttttctgtACATAAATACCTTTATACAAATCTGACTCTATCTCCATTGACTCTGTGAGCTTTATGTTATGTTGCTTTGTATTGGGTTTCTCTAACAATGACGAAAGTGTGATTGATTTCTATTGTATTTGTAATCTCAAGAGGAATCACGACCGAAACTCCACCTACTATTCTATCAACAACTGCTCCTTCACCTGCGACCTCAGGAGGAATCACGATCGAAACCCCAGCTCTAGCTCCAAAGGCTTTTGGTGCCTCCTGTCTCAATTCCATTTGTGCTTCTTTTTAATGCAATTGTTGCTTCATGGTCTTTTTTCTAAGCTTAAGGCTCTTCTAATGTTACTCACAATTGATGGGATTGTTATTTGGTTCTCTCTATAATCAAAATATTatgaacaggaaaaaaaaaagaaaaaaaaagaaagagatataGCGAGAGACATAACTGTCGCTTGAGAAGCTAAAGTGGGGAAAAAACCATAGATTGGAGAGCTTAGGGCATCACCTTCACCTCATAAGCTAAATTGGGAAAAACCACAGAAAAATTGGAGAGCTTAGAGCATCATCGTTTTCATATTTAAGGGCATCAATTGTCGAAGAAGACCTTTGCTCGTCAGAGAAGACATAACTGCAAAAAATCTTTACTTGTCGGAGAAGACAAAGAGTTCAGGATGATAGATGTTTGTAAATTTCCTAATCtcataattttttgtttgatgGAAGGATGAAGAAAATATAGAATGGTACTATGGGTATTACGTAAAAATGGCTCCACTTAACTGATCAAACCTCTAAAGCCTCTCAAGGTGTTAGCTCGGCTAggtttatttgtaattttcaaaGTACAACGGGATAGATGTAATTAGGTCAAAGTGCATGGGAGGTATATATAAACTTtcctaaaaaaataagaaaaaaattgaatttgaagagagaTAGAAACATATAAAAATCATTGCGTAATCGTGACTTCTGTCTTATTATGccttttgtactttttttttattggtccaCATATTTATCCGCTTCGATGCCAAATAGGGACTCTCATTCCTCTTTTCCATTTTCAGGCTCCGATTGGTTGAAGaataacattttttatttttttgagtagaaGGCTGGACAAGAAACACCAATTTAATTCAACAATTGTGACGGCCTCGTTCGTTTGAAGGATAAAAATGGATGGAAAATTTGTGAAAGTGGACCCCACATGATGTAGGTTGCATTGAcaaggaaattaaaaataaatataagggAATAATGGAATATGTATTTTTTAATGGGGTTCACCCCtatggaaataaagaaaataggaggagagagatttcTCAAACCAATGGTGTGATATTATATGTTACCTTATTTCCTTTTGCTTCTTATTCGATTAAACTGAAAGGTGGTTCTTCTAGTTTTTAAGAAACATTTTGGGGAATCCGATGTGTATACCTTTTAAGCCCTTAATTATCGGGAACTATGTTTTCAAAGGTATTACTAAATTCGTTAAGTATGGTCCaaaaatcattcatttattatttgtgTAAGTGATACATTGATGAGCATCGCCAATGGGATTTACTAAAGTtgaaggctttttttttttttggtaaacaataaTTCATTCATATAGAAGACATGAGTCACACAAGGGTTCAATGTTTATCAAAACAAGAAACCAAGGAGTGGAACATGGCAAATCCATTGTACATGTCATTAACGAAACCTTCCATGATAGGGGATGGGCAAAACCATAACTTCCCTGGAAATACAGTTGTAAACATAACTTTCAATAACTGGTGGAAATTCCTCTTTCATGATAGAGAGGGGTAGAGTCCAAATTGGCATAAAAGCGACGCATGCCAGACACGAAGTATTACAGTATGCATGTGGCCCAACACAAATCAGACATTGAGTGTCACAGTATGCTTGCGGCCCAAAGCAAAACCAACTACCCAAGAGGCTGGAGGCAACGACGCCGAGAAGAAACTCAATGGTTCCTACAACAACTCTGATAATGAGTGCAGGAAGCAAACCATCAACTCCAAAGACAACACCATCCTCCCCCAAAACAACTCGATTCCTACCACTTGCCACCCATGtcataacaaaaaataaaaaacaaacacCACTGAGTCCTCCAACACAACCTTTCTTGATGTGAGGGTTTTCTTTATTCCAGCACAAATTGAGGGTATCCTTCAAATCCCTCTTAGCTCTAAAGGGGTTTCAAACAAGCTATGTTGGGGCCTCCACCCAAATGGGATGTTCTCTATTAAATCTGCATACATATTGGGTGCTCATCTCGCCCCTTGCAAATCCAAATCAGCAGAAAAAGCTAGATCTATACCAAAAGAGGTGTGAAAAGTTGTGTGGAACTCCAAGATTCCCCCTAAAGGTGAAATATTTCCTGCGAAATGCCTACTTAGGTGCTATTGGGGTGATGTCAAACCTAAAGCAACGATGTGTTGTTGATTCAGAAGTGTATTTTGGATGTGGTCTTGAGGTTGAAACAATTGAGCATGCGTTCTTATACTGTCCGTTAGCCTAGCAGGTGTGGCTCGCCTCTGCTGTCTCTTTAAGGGTTACTTGTGAACCAAATCTCCTACTTTTGGATTGGGTCTTGAGATGGGGAAGAGTGCCAGAATCTTCAAGGACCATAATCTATACTTCGCTACCCATGCTATGACCTTGTGGGAAATTTGGAAGCTGCAGAATACAAGGTACTTTAGAACCTCTATCCCTCCTTTTCGATCCTAAGTGGATTCGGTTAATTGGAATATTAATGAGGTTTTGTCGCTCATCGAGGGTCTATCCCCTCCTAGGACCCAAGAAGCTATTGGTTCGGATACTCCAACTCCCTCTGAAGGGATGTTTTTCATCTATTCGGATGCTGCAACTGGCGCTTGACCAAGAGCTTTGGGTGTTGGTTACGTTATTTTTGATCCAATGAAGCAAGTGCGATTAATTGCTTCAGATCACTCTGTTCTGATGTCGACTGTGGTAGGTGAAGCATTGGTTGCTCGCTTGGCTCTCTCCTCAGCTCTCCATATTGGTATCTCAAATGTTATCTTATTCTAAGACTGTCAAGTTCTTATTAAGtgcctttctccctctcccacccCCTCATTCTAGTATCTCTTCCATTGTTCAGGACATCTTGCTTTTGAAAGCATCATTTTCTTTCTGCAGTTTTGTATATGTCAGTAGAACTGAGCATAGGATGGCCCACTGTGTCTCAAAATGGGCATTATCCTTTCCCCGATGAGAGTTTTGGGAATCTTCCTTTCCAAAGGATCTGTGAAAttctgtaattatttttttgcttcatcATTTTGAACGAAGGGATTATTgcacaaacaaaaaaacatCTATTTTTGTCATGCTAATTGAGATGACATTTTTACTATTCAatatatgatttatttattttaagataTCATGGCCAACAAGTCATTACCAACAAAAATGGGGTACGCGCGTTTTTTTGTAAGAATAACCTATGCATTCCTTCACCACCGTCGTtgtcctcttccttttcttcatttGGTCTATTTTCAATAACTAAAGCAAAAGAACTTGAATTGTCGTTGGAAATAAATCCAACCCATTCCCCCCTCTCAACATCTCCATCAACTGGGATAAACCTTTCGAATTCTTTGATCATGCGAGTCATTGAGATCCCATGTTCTCTTTCTTAATTAATCTTTACCTCTTTTTCAGCAACCTATGGCTTTCCCGGATCATCTTCGGGAGGTCGAAAGTGAGTTTCAATGGTGGTTCCCTCTTCCCGTTTGGATAACATACATAAGGTTAAAATCATTTTCTGATTTCTTATGTTTGGGTTGAAAATGTAATGAGagcaaaatggttttttataTTTCACAACTAAAATTTGATTAACACAATCAACCTTTAGGGGTGCGGgtgtaatttttcaaaatataaggGGTGGCTAGCAATAGCCATAATCCCGGGGCGGGTCAAGAAATTTACTacatctattattatttttataaactAATTTTTTATCAAGTTTACAATAAATAAACggaaaaagaagaatttcaTGAACCTCGCAAGTTTTAACATCCGAACCACACatcttttttcacaaaaaaaaaatagttattaTAGTAATGAGGCCTTGTATGACTAATGGAGAAAAAAGAATAGGTAAAAAGAGGTGGAAAACgtattttttatcaaattaaGTACAAATATGAGTGTTTGACTATGCTCGGTGAGAAACCAAACAACCTTTATGAAATGCATTTATTATTGTCAAGCGATGTGATGCACAACTTTTTTCCCACCCACTTACTTGACACTGTTCAAGGAAAAACTCATCtgtatttatatttcttttccTACTCCAATAAAATTCAACCCCAACGAAGGGGATGACAACTGCAAACAGAGTTCGGTGTTACCCTCCCAAAGTAAAAGCATCCTAATTGATCAAGTGTTACTCTTAAGTCTTGTTTGTGTGTTTTAATAGATTGGGATCTTTTTCAACGATTCTTTAACCTCTCACATGCATGCGTGAGGTTGCGTCCCAATCATCTTGGGCTACATGCCTTCAAGTGTTGGATTACGTAAACTACATAAATATGAGAGGTTGGAGAATAAATTGttagagaggatccaaatcccaaGCCTAACACTATGTCATTCATTTCCACTTTGGATTTATAGACTATAGAGGGATAGTCGAATTCAATCAATTTATCCAACCGAATATCTAAAGCACTATTAAATTCGTATCAATTTATCTTAACGGTAATCGGATATTATTATCCGATACTGAATATCCAAATCCGAGAATCTGATTATAATTTAAGACTTCTTTGCTTGCctttgtaaaattttaaatgaaagcCATCACAAatgctcactcactcacaacaAATACATACATCGATTAAAGTAATTTAGTTTGGAATCACATAGCCTAGAATCTCAACAAAAACCAACTTTAAGAGCCTAATCcaaatttgttttttattcaaatgTTGAGAAGATATGAGACATAGAGAGcagatttatttaaaaaaaaaaaaacagttggTACTCCAATAACTACACAAATCCATCATGACCAACTGAACCCAACTATCCTAACCAACTGAACTCAACACAAATCCATCCTAACAAGCATCACATATGATATTTCTCCACTattattaaaattaataaaCTTACTTAATATTATAATTGTGCAACTCCCAAACAGTCCAAAATAAGGGGGAGTAATctccatggaatggaatggtaCATTTCTTGAGAATGTTAAGAAAAGATTTCATCCCTTGGAGAGCACCGGAGGTTTCTGCAGCTGATGAAGCAATGCCTGTTCCTTTGAAGAAACAATAGATAATggtctcattttattttttatttttttaatatcatttaTTCCAAATTATACCTTATTTGATTATTAAGTTTCACTACTTTTGAAAAATCTATCCCCAAATCCTCACCTTAATTacatcttccttcttttttttttcggtagaatTCGCCTTAAATtaccttgcaaccaaacgtcgCATAAGGGGATTATGAGTCGGAATATGTTGTTGTCATTGGTTAGACATTATTTACCGAAAGAAAGGGAGcgagaaaatagataaaaacaCAATAGTAAAGAAAAGTAGAATGATAGCTGATCGGTGGCCGTGCACCGTGTTCGTACATGCATAGATTAACACTGGAGGAGGAACGAGGAAGGGGATTGATCGATTAATGGTAGGGGAATGGTAGATTGAAGAGGTGGCCAACTAGCTACGAACCATCACACTGTGCATCATGTCTTTGAATTCATGGAAATCCACGCGTCCGTCCAGATTGCGGTCAACGGAGAAGATCATCTTCTCAACTCGACAGATGTCTCCACCTTCCGGCATCCCGAGTTTCCTGAGGACCTCCTGCAACTCCTGGGCCGAGATGAAACCGTCGCCGTCCTCGTCAAAAACCTTGAAGGCCTCCGTCAGATCCGCCTCCTCCTGCGGGCTACTAGATCCGCCGCCACCACCAGATGTATTGTCGTCGTCAGCGTGCTCAAGAAGATCGTGGTCCTCGTCGTTGTTGTTCCCAAAGAAGGTCTCGTCGAGCGACTGGTGCAAGGACACGAAGTCATCGAAGGCGAGGCCAGTGTTGCCGGGCCTTATATAAGAGCGTACCATGTATTCAATCTCCGTGGGTTCGGTTTCCAAGCCGAGAAGTTCCAGGGCTAGGTTTAGCTCGGCCACTGAGATCACGCCGTCCCCGTTCTTGTCGAAGATGTCGAAGATGCGACGCAGGCGGATGCTGTTGAGGCTGGGTGAGTGAAGCCGGAATGACGATGACGACAACCGGCGGCTGACCAGTCTCGCTGGCTTATTTGCcgtctccatctctctctctctctctccgtttCACCGTCCTCCTCCGGTTGTCTCGGTGTTTGCTGATGTGGTCCTCTATCTAGCTCTTAACTCTAGCTCGATCACCCCCAATAATCCGGTCCTGTGATCGAGAGATATTTCTCTTTCTAGTGGTAGTACTCTCCGCCTCTGTCGTCCTCCAATTACTAGACCTCGATCTTCCCGCTTCCTTCTTCCCTCCTCCCTGATTAATTTATAAATGAATAATGAATT is a window from the Macadamia integrifolia cultivar HAES 741 chromosome 5, SCU_Mint_v3, whole genome shotgun sequence genome containing:
- the LOC122079631 gene encoding unknown protein 1-like translates to MESEVCVDKTRNGEDPLREKAPLATINVMKDKNVEQSKLEVADGKATLGPITPDADTENVEVMVDSKSPLSWVSSSPRTDEVTGSDRSPRTPEEGVFDPFAPGPDELMLAPRCKKFLGESRNQVLRRLNFDSSIRPTEIAKVVNGVEESTSQEQIFMERVYESILEAIVSQQVEALEGAIAETTLPLDTDCDGFRTPKSLPLLNGVAETCPAAPIKPAGKSRAIDKGLCRKLEF
- the LOC122078866 gene encoding calcium-binding protein CML42-like, with the protein product METANKPARLVSRRLSSSSFRLHSPSLNSIRLRRIFDIFDKNGDGVISVAELNLALELLGLETEPTEIEYMVRSYIRPGNTGLAFDDFVSLHQSLDETFFGNNNDEDHDLLEHADDDNTSGGGGGSSSPQEEADLTEAFKVFDEDGDGFISAQELQEVLRKLGMPEGGDICRVEKMIFSVDRNLDGRVDFHEFKDMMHSVMVRS